Proteins from one Aspergillus nidulans FGSC A4 chromosome VIII genomic window:
- a CDS encoding uncharacterized protein (transcript_id=CADANIAT00002648): MQLPYLIRRCDLDVALDVALPLHIDDSKLRTDLEALPSEDPAAPIHHTYFCYNHALLFTELWDCLLGHGAQKPPDDAMINTFDERIAANIRADPLHPDTWYGPLVDKAQFNHICSYVKEARALLGLLVGGVPCGPQIPMGGFQLSNIGRKLVEYTLRHYTESKTGFINKQDIRVRCLPVTWVPSGCEHET; the protein is encoded by the exons ATGCAATTGCCTTACCTGATCCGACGTTGTGACTTGGATGTTGCCTTGGATGTTGCTCTGCCCCTGCATATCGACGACAGCAAACTACGGACCGACCTAGAGGCACTGCCATCAGAGGATCCCGCTGCTCCTATCCACCATACTTACTTCTGCTACAACCATGCGTTACTATTCACAGAGCTTTGGGACTGCTTGTTGGGTCACGGCGCCCAAAAACCTCCGGACGACGCAATGATAAACACCTTCGACGAAC GTATTGCAGCAAATATCAGGGCAGACCCTTTGCATCCTGACACATGGTATGGCCCTCTTGTTGACAAAGCCCAGTTCAACCATATATGTAGCTATGTTAAAGAAGCCAGGGCTTTGCTGGGTCTACTGGTAGGAGGTGTACCATGTGGCCCGCAGATCCCGATGGGAGGGTTCCAGTTGAGTAACATTGGTCGCAAATTGGTCGAGTACACGTTGAGACACTATACAGAGTCTAAAACAGGTTTTATTAA CAAACAAGACATCAGAGTGCGATGTCTGCCTGTCACGTGGGTGCCCTCTGGTTGCGAGCATGAGACGTAG
- a CDS encoding uncharacterized protein (transcript_id=CADANIAT00002649), with the protein MAPQLMKAAVCKKTGQPIVIEQVPVPVPQGREVLARVQAVSLCHSDITITSGGLGPIQVPFIVGHEAVSVVEALGPDSAKWASRYFAEYTLVDAASAVVIPKDVIASPASLAPLFCAGLTVWNASKRARLQVTDVVAIVGAGGLGQIACQYAHAMGVRFPAYATTLSSVRAEGRIVAVGIPSKDIPIAISQLISRALQKFRLEDINEMIDLMKAGKVEKGRMVAQFF; encoded by the exons ATGGCTCCACAACTCATGAAAGCAGCAGTCTGCAAAAAG ACTGGACAACCGATCGTCATCGAGCAGGTGCCTGTGCCGGTTCCACAAGGCCGCGAAGTGCTGGCCCGCGTCCAGGCCGTGTCGCTGTGTCATTCGGACATCACCATCACAAGTGGAGGTCTAGGACCCATTCAGGTCCCGTTTATTGTCGGCCACGAAGCTGTCTCTGTAGTCGAAGCTCTTGGCCCCGATTCTGCCAAATGGGCTTCAA GGTACTTTGCGGAATATACGCTTGTCGATGCCGCCAGTGCAGTGGTCATCCCAAAGGATGTCATCGCGTCCCCCGCATCACTTGCACCTCTTTTCTGTGCTGGCCTTACTGTTTGGAATGCATCAAAACGAGCGAGATTACAGGTTACAGACGTTGTCGCCATTGTTGGAGCCGGTGGTCTTGGACAGATCGCCTGCCAGTACGCCCACGCAATGGGAGTGCGG TTCCCGGCATATGCAACTACCTTGAGTTCTGTCCGGGCAGAGGGACGAATTGTGGCGGTTGGTATTCCCAGCAAAGATATCCCGATCGCCATTAGCCAGCTTATCTCTCGGGCGCTGCA AAAATTCCGCTTGGAGGATATCAATGAGATGATCGATCTTATGAAAGCTGGCAAGgtggagaagggaagaatgGTGGCGCAGTTCTTTTAG
- a CDS encoding uncharacterized protein (transcript_id=CADANIAT00002650), with product MYTDKVQRADVALLSQYYTNILSPFTTASSFDDPVSVGDHSLAASLLGHAKKSLIPVTQLIKKGLVLWCADAAAARTSVDAGPKFPRARSSLDAAQGSSIRSYAYLKNALAAVPQLILLPPSISSKEQCQSSPDRWTHCSCDLAAACPGSSPTMPGAFRVGRTKSPNLLARVFTKQGVHYSSSTTTPTDKAHNDEDPVVQLPEKTTVDNVGIDLADGSKVPIFRLLSSLRHSL from the exons ATGTACACAGACAAGGTCCAGCGTGCTGATGTAGCTCTGCTTTCCCAGTATTATACGAAT ATCCTAAGCCCATTCACCACCGCATCTAGCTTTGATGACCCGGTCTCAGTCGGTGATCATTCACTGGCGGCGAGCCTCCTAGGACATGCAAAAAAGTCGCTAATTCCAGTCACACAGCTCATCAAGAAAGGTCTGGTGTTATGGTGTGCAGATGCTGCCGCCGCTCGTACCAGCGTGGATGCTGGTCCC AAGTTCCCTCGCGCTCGATCTTCATTGGACGCGGCGCAAGGAAGTAGTATCAGGTCATATGCGTATCTGAAGAATGCGCTGGCCGCAGTACCCCAGCTTATACTGCTTCCTCCAA GTATATCTAGCAAGGAGCAATGTCAATCTTCCCCAGATAGATGGACTCATTGTTCTTGCGATTTGGCTGCGGCATGCCCTGGATCTTCACCGACAATGCCTGGTGCCTTCAGAGTGGGCCGAACAAAGAGTCCGAATCTTCTGGCTCGTGTGTTTACTAAACAAGGCGTACATTATAGTTCCTCTACCACTACTCCTACTGACAAGGCCCAT AATGATGAAGATCCTGTTGTGCAGCTACCTGAGAAGACCACGGTGGACAATGTAGGCATTGACTTGGCAGATGGGAGCAAGGTGCCCATCTTCCGTCTTCTGAGTAGCCTCCGCCATTCACTATGA
- the nirA gene encoding nitrogen assimilation transcription factor nirA (transcript_id=CADANIAT00002651), with product MGEKLDPELSSDGPHTKSSSKGQGTSTDNAPASKRRCVSTACIACRRRKSKCDGNLPSCAACSSVYHTTCVYDPNSDHRRKGVYKKDTDTLRTKNSTLLTLIQALLNYEEEDAFDLVRQIRSCDNLEDVAQSLVNQEKKSSGWLSNAVIHEENDIAQTDQFESELAGKMSNLVLDGSRKFIGGTSNLIFLPPGSELNEFKPGLATNGDLEGSVTRWTTVTDDQQLISHLLTMYFSWHYPFFTTLSKELFYRDYSRGVPSQYCSSLLVNTMLALGCHFSSWPGAREDPDNSATAGDHFFKEAKRLILDNDELVNSKLCTVQALALMSVREAGCGREGKGWVYSGMSFRMAFDLGLNLESSSLRDLSEEEIDARRITFWGCFLFDKCWSNYLGRQPQFTTANTSVSAVDILPNEESTLWSPYSDMGPSREYAQPSRTRAVADQISQLCKISGDLVVFFYDLAPKEKPSSKQLELKKLSEIHTRLEAWKKGLPKELEPREGQLPQALLMHMFYQLLLIHLYRPFLKYTKSTSPLPQHVSPRKLCTQAAAAISKLLRLYKRTYGFKQICNIAVYIAHTALTIHLLNLPEKNAQRDVIHGLRHLEEMGESWLCARRTLRILDISASKWQVQLPREAVIVFEQTHARWGSWGPWDQAASPSTTSDSPPSVSSQSVVATTDLSQPVSQSAGNQPANPSMGTSPNLTQPVASQYSSTPSGPVSVSAMRAVQRSFSAQLAHNEARQPEPTYLRPVSTSYGPVPSTQSAQEQWYSPTEAQFRAFTAAHSMPTTSAQSPLTTFDTPENLVEESQDWWSRDVNALQLGAEDWTQNWNNGLPTTSADWRYVDNVPNIPSTSAPDADYKPPQPPPNMARPNQYPTDPVANVNSNQTNMIFPGSFQR from the exons ATGGGGGAAAAGCTCGACCCGGAACTCTCTTCCGACGGACCTCACACGAAGTCGTCGTCCAAGGGTCAAGGGACCAGTACGGACAATGCTCCAGCGTCGAAGCGACGTTGTGTGAGCACAGCGTGCATTGCTTGCCGCAGGCGGAAATCAAAG TGTGATGGAAATCTTCCAAGTTGCgccgcctgctcctccgtcTATCATACAACCT GCGTTTATGATCCAAACTCCGACCACCGGCGAAAAGGAGTTTACAAGAAGGATACGGACACGTTAAGAACTAAGAACTCTACCTTGTTAACTTTGATTCAGGCGCTGCTCAACtatgaggaggaagatgcctTCGACCTGGTCCGCCAAATCCGGTCCTGTGATAACCTGGAAGACGTAGCGCAATCTCTCGTAAACCAGGAAAAGAAGTCGTCTGGTTGGCTGTCAAATGCGGTAATACATGAAGAGAACGATATCGCGCAGACGGATCAATTCGAGTCTGAATTGGCTGGAAAGATGAGCAACCTCGTGCTAGACGGATCCCGCAAGTTTATTGGCGGGACGTCAAACCTCATCTTCCTACCACCCGGATCGGAACTCAACGAGTTCAAGCCTGGCTTGGCTACTAACGGCGATCTGGAGGGATCCGTCACCCGGTGGACGACAGTTACtgatgatcagcagcttATTAGCCATCTCTTGACAATGTACTTTTCATGGCATTATCCTTTCTTCACCACTCTGTCCAAGGAACTCTTCTACCGTGATTACTCTCGTGGAGTGCCGAGCCAGTATTGCTCTTCCTTGCTTGTTAACACGATGCTGGCCTTGGGGTGTCACTTCAGCTCCTGGCCAGGGGCCCGTGAAGATCCAGACAACTCTGCTACCGCCGGTGATCACTTTTtcaaagaagcgaagagatTGATCCTTGACAACGACGAGCTTGTCAACTCAAAGCTTTGCACCGTGCAAGCTCTGGCTCTTATGTCCGTACGAGAGGCCGGATGTGGCCGTGAAGGGAAAGGCTGGGTTTATAGCGGAATGAGTTTCCGCATGGCATTTGACTTGGGCTTGAATCTTGAGTCTTCGAGCTTACGAGATctcagcgaagaagagatagaTGCAAGACGCATCACTTTTTGGGGTTGTTTCCTCTTCGACAA ATGTTGGTCTAATTATCTTGGACGGCAGCCTCAGTTCACGACAGCGAACACAAGTGTTTCCGCAGTGGATATTCTACCCAACGAAGAATCAACATTATGGTCTCCTTACAGTGATATGGGGCCTAGTCGGGAGTATGCACAACCTTCGCGGACAAGGGCAGTCGCAGACCAGATTTCCCAATTGTGTAAGATCAGTGGAGATCTAGTGGTGTTTTTCTACGACCTTGCTCCCAAAGAAAAGCCATCGTCCAAGCAACTGGAGCTAAAGAAGCTAAGTGAGATTCATACTCGCTTAGAAGCGTGGAAGAAAGGCTTGCCGAAGGAACTCGAGCCGCGCGAAGGCCAGCTTCCGCAGGCGCTACTCATGCA CATGTTCTACCAACTTCTCCTCATTCACCTTTACCGCCCCTTCCTCAAATACACAAAGTCGACCTCCCCGCTTCCTCAGCATGTCTCTCCCCGCAAGCTATGCACTCAGGCGGCAGCTGCTATATCGAAGTTACTACGGCTTTATAAACGCACATACGGGTTTAAGCAGATCTGCAATATCGCCGTTTATATTGCGCATACAGCCTTGACAATCCACCTTCTCAATCTACCCGAAAAGAATGCACAGAGAGATGTAATACACGGCCTGAGACATCTCGAAGAGATGGGAGAGTCTTGGCTTTGTGCTCGCCGGACGCTTCGTATTCTCGACATATCTGCCAGTAAGTGGCAGGTACAACTACCGAGGGAGGCCGTTATCGTCTTCGAACAAACACATGCTCGATGGGGCTCGTGGGGCCCTTGGGACCAAGCAGCATCGCCTTCAACAACCTCGGATTCACCGCCATCCGTCAGCTCCCAGTCCGTGGTTGCCACCACGGATCTATCCCAACCTGTATCCCAGTCTGCGGGCAATCAGCCTGCCAATCCTTCTATGGGTACGTCTCCGAACCTAACACAGCCCGTAGCCTCTCAATATTCTTCCACGCCTTCTGGACCTGTCTCTGTATCTGCAATGCGTGCTGTTCAACGATCTTTCAGTGCTCAACTTGCACACAACGAAGCCCGACAACCTGAACCTACGTATCTAAGACCGGTCTCTACCAGCTATGGACCAGTTCCGTCAACTCAGTCTGCACAAGAGCAGTGGTACAGCCCAACTGAGGCACAATTCCGCGCATTTACTGCTGCTCACAGTATGCCTACAACATCAGCCCAATCTCCGTTGACCACCTTTGATACACCAGAAAATCTGGTTGAGGAAAGTCAGGACTGGTGGTCTCGCGACGTTAATGCACTACAACTCGGGGCCGAGGACTGGACTCAGAATTGGAATAATGGTCTCCCCACCACATCGGCCGACTGGCGCTATGTGGACAATGTCCCCAACATCCCTTCTACATCTGCGCCCGATGCCGATTACAAGCCTCCACAACCACCTCCCAACATGGCAAGACCGAATCAATATCCAACTGACCCTGTTGCGAACGTGAACAGCAACCAAACCAACATGATTTTCCCCGGCAGTTTTCAGCGATAG
- a CDS encoding uncharacterized protein (transcript_id=CADANIAT00002652) encodes MMVPRSFLFSSASSPKQLVVSPSAVDMSLRQDEMALETAPDAQPMNVHTDPVVIPPKRGHRPTLTQTQSTRKEPRTPKRTRMTRQSSSSTLNDRPLPTAVASILEATAIPVPRRSRGARDTRKLPRGNHVQHFSKLLMDGLDDPPLYGTGNSTLDILLSPPEETDKSFVSSDCDSETFSYSAPSVSAESVPSLDTDVETPSSLSIPFTPSSQRSPSSPSEKIRRRSPPKCENCASNHPLLDTDSDTDDEHTITSRQSSPLDSAPSKPFVTARSFVRLGSFKSNLTASLRAIKSAAQSVSNFASPSLQPDDFLTRSLLSITPGMTDDRRPPPMDETPSPALRRYLNPIMVSPTEMYSFQDQPHDTFDSHNCPISVQMQTYHRSGSGGSRTGRFQFSSSKNRSRHSSPFDPEAPPMSRQREPRENSDFLRIVVLEMNMRRRGKLRDDIPTRAQVWLPPRKGSQARFVPYVFDPEEELESEIPARWIGVSIESF; translated from the coding sequence ATGATGGTCCCTAGGAGCTTCCTGTTCAGCTCTGCTTCATCGCCAAAACAACTTGTGGTTTCGCCGTCCGCTGTCGATATGAGTCTACGTCAGGATGAAATGGCGCTTGAAACAGCACCAGACGCCCAGCCCATGAACGTGCACACCGACCCTGTTGTCATTCCTCCTAAACGAGGCCACCGGCCGACACTTACCCAGACGCAGTCGACAAGAAAAGAACCAAGAACTCCGAAAAGAACACGAATGACCCGCCAGTCTTCGTCGTCTACCCTGAATGACCGGCCACTACCAACAGCCGTAGCGTCTATCCTAGAAGCCACTGCGATCCCCGTTCCTCGACGAAGTCGGGGTGCCCGTGACACTCGAAAATTGCCTCGTGGAAATCATGTGCAGCATTTCAGCAAGCTGCTCATGGACGGTCTTGATGACCCGCCACTATACGGCACAGGAAATTCTACACTGGACATCTTACTCAGCCCTCCGGAGGAGACGGATAAATCGTTTGTTTCTAGCGACTGTGATAGCGAGACGTTTTCATACTCTGCCCCTTCCGTCTCAGCCGAGTCTGTGCCGTCGCTGGATACCGATGTAGAAACACCGTCCAGTCTCTCCATACCGTTTACTCCGTCCAGCCAACGAAGCCCATCAAGCCCATCTGAGAAGATTCGGCGCCGAAGCCCTCCCAAATGCGAGAACTGTGCCTCAAACCATCCGCTTTTAGACACGGATTCAGACACTGACGATGAGCACACAATCACTAGTCGTCAATCATCCCCATTGGATTCCGCGCCTTCCAAGCCCTTCGTTACCGCCCGATCTTTTGTACGTCTAGGCTCATTCAAGTCAAATCTAACTGCTTCGCTGCGGGCTATAAAATCCGCAGCGCAAAGTGTCTCGAACTTCGCATCACCATCTCTTCAGCCCGATGATTTCCTCACCCGTTCATTGTTAAGCATAACTCCCGGAATGACAGACGATCGGAGGCCGCCCCCAATGGATGAAACGCCATCTCCGGCACTGCGTCGATATCTGAATCCAATTATGGTTTCGCCTACGGAAATGTACAGCTTTCAGGATCAACCACATGACACATTTGACTCGCACAATTGCCCCATATCAGTACAGATGCAAACATACCATCGTTCAGGTAGCGGCGGGTCCCGAACGGGGCGCTTccaattctccagctcgaagaaTCGTTCTCGACACTCGTCTCCGTTCGACCCCGAGGCACCGCCAATGTCCCGCCAGCGCGAGCCTCGAGAGAATAGCGATTTCCTCCGCATAGTCGTCTTGGAGATGAACATGAGACGCCGAGGCAAACTCCGTGATGACATACCAACTCGAGCCCAGGTCTGGTTACCTCCTCGCAAGGGCAGTCAGGCCAGATTCGTTCCATACGTTTTCGACccggaggaggagctcgagtCTGAAATCCCGGCCCGGTGGATAGGAGTGTCCATCGAGTCTTTCTGA
- a CDS encoding DNA ligase (ATP) DNL4 (transcript_id=CADANIAT00002653), translating to METDQDMHDQAMAGEETDLDEKYPNRPQNKAPTLPFHDLYETLFRPLREIKKKPVGPAGNRRKAGPHGLSAANLNPIERRRDIIERFISRWRKEVGDDIYPAFRLILPDKDRDRAMYGMKEKIIGKMLVNIMKIDKNSEDGFNLLNWKLPGQSATSSMAGDFAGRCYDVVSKRPMRTEFGNMLIEEVNEKLDQLSSASKEEEQLPILAEFYRRMNPEELAWLIRIILRQMKLGATERTFFDVWHPDAENLYSISSSLRRVCWELHDPNIRLDAEDRGVSLMQCFQPQLAQFQMQSLDRMIARMRPTEDDPVFWIEEKLDGERMQLHMVSDASAPGGRRFRFWSRKAKDYTYLYGNGIYDEAGSLTRHLKDAFADGVDNLILDGEMITWNTEQDAPEPFGTLKTAALSEQRNPFRQGIHPLFRVFDILYLNGRDLTRYTLRDRRNALQKVIKPVHRRFEVHSYEEATTKAEVEASLRKAVAEASEGLVLKNPRSPYRLNERHDDWMKVKPEYMTEFGESLDLVVIGGYYGSGHRGGKLSSFLCGLRVDEGQSSQGSNPTKCYSFCKVGGGFTAADYANIRHHTDGKWVEWNPKKPPTTYIELAGGDSQYERPDMWIKPEDSVVICVKAASVSVSDQFRIGLTLRFPRFKRLRMDKDWKSALSVQEFLDLKSHAEQEHREKEFNVENFRKKRVKKTTKKPLAIAGYDENAEVQYAGPSGHIFDGLNFFILTDSNAPVKKSKAELENLVKANGGRIFQTNDAVPDTICIADRRTVKAASLQKKGDIDIIRPSWILDCIKQSEIDAGLPDLLLPLEPGHMFFMTKDKEEIVAGSLDQFNDSYARDITVEELRNLLDQMAKDGKTDSFCSPEAIQKVTEHIQEKVDSGWTMPCGWLFKGLVLCFPENENDSASEGPEPKQSQRIHLAQNTAKFAGASVTTSLKDTSITHVVVDPDFTSSELPKLRRTLSTRRKLPHIVKVNWIEDSWKENTLLDEEQHMPVYMRRYPNIQLMKV from the exons ATGGAAACTGACCAGGACATGCATGATCAAGCCATGGCTGGGGAAGAGACAGACCTCGATGAAAA GTACCCCAATCGCCCCCAAAACAAAGCTCCGACCCTGCCGTTCCACGATCTCTACGAAACGCTTTTCCGTCCGCTCAGGGAGataaagaagaagcccgttGGACCAGCAGGAAACAGGAGAAAGGCCGGACCACATGGCCTGTCAGCTGCGAACCTGAATCCTATCGAAAGGCGACGCGATATAATAGAGCGCTTCATTTCAAGATGGAGGAAAGAGGTCGGCGATGACATATATCCAGCGTTCCGCTTAATTCTCCCGGACAAAGATCGAGATCGGGCAATGTATGgaatgaaagagaagataataGGGAAAATGCTGGTCAATATTATGAAGATCGACAAAAACTCCGAAGACGGTTTCAATCTCTTGAACTGGAAACTCCCCGGTCAATCTGCTACCTCGAGCATGGCAGGCGACTTTGCGGGCAGATGTTACGATGTCGTCTCGAAGCGGCCGATGCGCACGGAATTCGGGAATATGCTGATTGAAGAGGTTAATGAGAAGCTTGACCAACTGTCGAGTGCGTCcaaagaggaggagcagTTACCCATTCTTGCGGAATTCTACCGGCGCATGAACCCCGAAGAGCTAGCATGGTTGATCAGGATCATTCTCCGGCAAATGAAGCTTGGGGCGACGGAGCGGACCTTTTTCGATGTCTGGCATCCAGATGCGGAAAATCTATACAGCATCTCGAGTAGTCTTCGTCGTGTCTGTTGGGAGCTACATGATCCCAATATCCGACTCGACGCGGAGGATCGAGGCGTGTCGCTGATGCAATGCTTCCAACCGCAACTTGCTCAGTTCCAGATGCAGTCACTAGATCGTATGATAGCTCGCATGAGGCCAACTGAGGACGATCCTGTTTTCTGGATTGAAGAAAAGCTCGATGGAGAGCGTATGCAGTTGCATATGGTGTCGGATGCTTCTGCGCCAGGGGGTAGAAGGTTTCGATTTTGGTCGAGGAAGGCCAAAGACTATACATATCTGTACGGAAACGGTATATACGACGAGGCTGGATCTTTGACCCGTCACCTTAAAGATGCGTTTGCAGACGGAGTAGATAACCTCATATTGGATGGAGAGATGATTACGTGGAATACCGAACAAGATGCACCTGAGCCCTTTGGTACACTTAAGACGGCTGCTTTATCCGAACAGAGAAACCCTTTTCGACAAGGTATTCATCCACTATTCAGAGTCTTTGACATTCTTTATCTCAACGGCCGAGACCTGACACGGTACACACTCCGAGATCGTCGAAATGCCCTGCAGAAAGTCATAAAGCCCGTACATCGCCGCTTCGAAGTGCACTCCTATGAAGAGGCTACAACCAAAGCTGAGGTTGAAGCTTCTCTCAGAAAGGCAGTTGCAGAAGCTTCTGAGGGCTTGGTCCTGAAGAATCCTAGGTCGCCATACCGACTGAACGAACGGCATGATGACTGGATGAAGGTGAAGCCCGAGTACATGACTGAATTTGGGGAATCtcttgaccttgtcgtgATTGGGGGCTACTATGGGTCTGGACACCGCGGCGGCAAACTCTCCAGCTTTCTATGTGGTTTGAGGGTTGACGAAGGAcaatcttctcaaggctCAAATCCTACCAAGTGCTACTCTTTCTGCAAAGTTGGCGGGGGCTTCACAGCCGCTGATTATGCGAATATCAGGCATCACACTGACGGCAAGTGGGTGGAGTGGAATCCCAAGAAGCCTCCCACGACGTACATCGAGCTTGCAGGTGGTGACTCCCAGTATGAGCGGCCGGATATGTGGATTAAGCCGGAGGACTCGGTAGTTATCTGCGTAAAAGCAGCGTCTGTGTCAGTCAGCGATCAATTTCGAATAGGCTTGACGCTTCGGTTTCCCCGGTTTAAGCGGCTACGCATGGATAAAGACTGGAAAAGCGCTCTGTCTGTGCAGGAGTTCCTAGATCTCAAGTCCCATGCCGAACAGGAACATCGAGAGAAAGAGTTCAATGTCGAAAATTTCCGCAAGAAGCGCGTCAAGAAAACGACAAAAAAACCGCTTGCGATAGCAGGATATGACGAAAACGCTGAAGTCCAATACGCCGGTCCATCGGGACATATATTCGATGGACTCAATTTCT TCATCTTGACCGACTCGAACGCGCCCGTAAAGAAGTCAAaggctgagctggagaatttggTTAAAGCCAACGGGGGCAGAATCTTTCAGACGAATGATGCTGTACCTGATACAATCTGCATCGCAGATAGGA GAACGGTAAAGGCAGCATCTTTGCAAAAGAAGGGGGATATCGATATTATTAGGCCGTCCTGGATTCTCGACTGTATCAAACAGAGCGAGATCGACGCGGGACTCCCAGActtacttcttcctcttgaGCCTGG GCATATGTTTTTTATGACcaaagacaaggaagagatCGTCGCAGGTAGCCTGGATCAGTTCAACGATAGCTATGCCCGAGATATTACTGTCGAGGAACTGCGAAAC ctcctggATCAGATGGCAAAAGATGGAAAAACCgacagcttctgcagtcCTGAAGCCATACAGAAGGTCACAGAACACATCCAAGAGAAGGTGGACTCCGGGTGGACAATGCCATGCGGTTGGCTGTTCAAAGGACTGGTCCTTTGTTTCCCCGAGAACGAAAACGATTCGGCTTCAGAAGGCCCTGAGCCGAAGCAATCACAACGAATCCATCTAGCCCAGAACACGGCCAAATTCGCAGGCGCCAGCGTTACAACCTCATTAAAGGATACATCTATTACTCATGTGGTCGTGGACCCGGACTTCACATCGTCTGAATTACCCAAACTCCGCAGAACACTCTCAACGCGGAGGAAGCTACCGCATATCGTCAAGGTAAATTGGATTGAAGACAGTTGGAAAGAGAATACTCTTTTGGATGAAGAGC AGCACATGCCAGTTTACATGCGCAGATACCCCAACATTCAACTCATGAAGGTCTGA